The nucleotide sequence GCATATTTCAATTTCATCAACCGCGACTCTTTAATGGAAGTAATGTTACTAATGTATTACTTCTTGTTGATGGTAAAATAAGTTTATGCAAGCGAGCTAGCGCGAAGAAGACATAGGCAGCATTGCCCTACAAGGGGACGAACCGACAAATTTCGTCCCCTTGTTTTCTCCCACAACTCAGTGACACCATGTCTACATCATGTTGTGGTGCCCAATGCAATTctgatagaagaagaaaaacggtcTTTGGAGAAACGGAGCGGTACCCATTCCGCGCACATGATGCTTGTGTAACATCAAGTAACTTTTTCTGAGTGAACCTCAACGAAATGCTGACTAAGGAACAAGCCGTTTGCATTCTCAAAAAGTGTTTCTCCCTTCCACGTGTGCGCTAGTCAGGAAACCCAGGTGTTTGCCCCCATCTGTGGGGAAGGAACATCGTATACGGAAACCCAGACAACGTCGCGTGAATGACATCACGTCGTTCTCGTGCTGTACGGACGATGAGTTCCCAAGGAACTGCGTCATCTGTTTTCAAAAACTTGCATCACTACCACAGGAGCTCGACGTTTTTAAGTACGACTGGCGCTAAAAATCCTAGAAATGTGCAGCGTATCTTGTGGACTGTGCGGAAGCGAATCACGACGCTAACAGAGAattgtttgtttcttctatTCCGGCTCGTGGCACTGGTGCGTGCTGCTCTGAGAACGCATGTTGCTAAAATTGGAAATACTTGAAGTAATACATGAAATAATTGTCTAGGCATGGAGCACGATGGACGCTATGTGGTAAAGACTGCATGTGTGTTATCTAACAATAACTACAAGAAAGTGGGGTTCGGACACCCACGGAGGTATATGGCCAACGTTTTGACGGGAAGCTCCTCCTCCCTCAGGCCTAAATAGTGTAGTAGTAAATATAATGCGAGACAACAAGTAGCAAAATTTAAatacaaatttgaaaaaaaaaatcaggatgGGTTGTTGTCACATGCAGTGTGGTCATGCTTCGCTTCCTTGAAGCCAGTGATCCTCATTCGCTATTTGGTTTCTTTATTTATTGCCACTTAGGCGCAACCTCGGTTCGACTCATTTCTCTCGCCGATCTTCAGAAGGTAGCATCTTCTTCTTGTTCACAGGTACCAATATCGTCTGTTGGCAAAGATGTGGCGGCCGGCTTCTCCGCAGCACGCGTGGTTTGTGGTTGGCTTGAGTTATGAGCCCTCCACGTCGAAAGGGTGGAAGAAGGAAATCTTCTCGTGTTGGTCAGTGTTGTCCAAACTGTACTTAGGTACTGGTCTGAGAGTCGAATATGTGAAGAGGGTGAAAGTAGTTGAAGATGGCAGTAAAGGTACATTTCCAGCCCTCGTTGCCACGGCGGAAAGCCGGCGAACGTAAGCAGAAACTCATGCCATATTTGCTTTTCAAAGACGTCACCGGCTTTAGCGTGTCCGGAGTAGACGTGCGAGAAAAGGCTCGATGTCGTCACCTATTTCGTGGCGCAGTACTAAATAGCACAACAGCTTGTTAGCCGACAGATAAACGCCAGAGTATGCTATGCCGTATCGTTTTGTAACCGATAAATAATCTTCCAGTGGGAGTGCAGTCCACTGCTTGCAGTAAGGGCAATAGCTGCTAACATGCCCTGGTTGCACACCAGCGCCACGCTTCCGTGAGAAGACAAGCACCTACGCGCTAAATTATTCTAGAGGAGGTTTATGTACAATACATTGGGGCTGGATGGAACCGGACCGGGCGAAACACGTCTCATCGTTATAAACGGTATATGAAACGTTGTATTTGTCGCGATGCCGTATATCAGCAGCATTATGGATTTGAAACCGCAGATTTGATTTCAATCCGGACCCAAATCCACATGGAAGGCACGTGGGCTTGATTTGGTATTTCATTAGCGGCCAGTTAATGGGTAGGATTTGGTTGtggattaatttttttttctttgtgggtGGATTTGGTTCGGATTGAATTTCTTCGGAGGGATGCGGCGTCCGATTGAACCCTTTCTTTGCAGAATGACTTTTTACACGTGGACTTGAATTGCATATGCCTTCTATCCCTACCATACACCGCAATGCTCTGTCCACGGTACACTCTTAGTACCTAGACGCATCTGTGTCTTCCGTGGGCTGCAACATGTTGGCAACCGTAGGACCTTCGCTTCCTGTCAAAAGTGGCGCACACAGAGGAATTCGAACAAGGCCACACGTATGACGACCATGACGCATCGCAGTTCGGCCCAAAGATGAGATGCCCCGTTTTCTCCCTGCATGGAACATTCCTGCTTTGGGTCATGTGAAACTATCAGGCATAATTCGAAGTGTTGTCGCACCGAGACGTATCCGGTCTATAGATTAGACTTCATTATGGTCAACATCTCTGAGCGGCCTAGTCTGCGGACGCCCAAAATTACTTGAAAAACGTTCGAGAGCTAAACCGCACTTCATTTTGATGAATATTGTATGTGAAGAGGGTTTTCCTCGTCACAAGCGGCAAACGAAGGACACAACATGCATTGCAGAAATCGGATGAAATCAGGAGGCAGACACGGCTAGACATGGCGTAGATACACCGGGTGGTTACTGTGGGCCCTGAACCGGCTTCAAGGGGaagtgtgccgatattcgtccggaaagtctgccagaaaacgTAGGGAAAACCTccgacaacacagccggtggcaggattcgaacccagcacctccgagtcttcagcatgaccttggttACCAGCAGCACTATACTGCTGGTTCGGAACTATTACCACGAGACATTAAAGTCACATGTATGCAGAGTACATTGTTACGCGCTTACGGTTTTCAACGGAGTCTTGAATAGCCAGCGTAGAACACGTGAATAACAACTCGAAAAGAGCGGTGCATTGCTCCAACGTGGTGTGCTTCACAGTCGGTCAACGGCTTGCGTAAAAGCGCGAGTGATTGTGCCAGCGTCTCGCTGACCTTTCTGTCGTATTCGGGTGACGTTAGTTCCACCTACCAAGACGTCATTGCGGAGTGTTCACGCGCGTTTCGCTTGTGGGGACCGACGTCGTGCTGACCTGATGTCATAAAGTTGGCACTCGTAAAATAGACGTAACTTTGAATGTAAAGGATCTAGCTCGTAAGCGAAGCAGATTGCACCCATATGAAGGTTAAGGAACCTCTAACCTTTGAATGCAAATGGTGCCACTTCTAGAACAAAGGTTACGCCGCTCCAAATCACATGTATCTTTCTGATTTATCTCGCTACTCGCCTCACTTCATCTGTCCCCTTGTTGTGATCTCGCTTATTTCTTCAGTTCGCTCACCTTTAACGGGGTCacagggaaaaagaaaaatgtagcGAGCAAAAGGAAACAATAACAATTAAGAATTGACTGTCCCATCTCATTTGGGCATTTGGTCAAACGAGCTTCAATGTGATTGCTTTATATAGGCCCATTCTTGGCGATAAATTTCTGGCGATTCCCATTTTGAGATGCCATTTAGTTTCAGCGTACCGCACAGTCTGCCAATCGCGTGATGGTGGCACTGGTCACGTGGTGTCATGCCAAAGGGTCACGTGATCCTGCAAAGATATACAGTTTTAAATGCACCTTAATATAAGAAAGGACTCCACGTTTTGAACATGCTATTTTCTACACACACATCATTTACGTTCCATAAATGAGTCATTGTTGTACCATTGCCATTGGACGTGTTTACTGCGAAATTTCCAAGTATCGCACTTGCGTTCAGGATATAACCGCAAAATTAGTCAAGCAGCCATTTTCGAACTCAACATGCGGCCCTGAAACTTCTACGAAGCGTGAGCGAAACGGCGGCAAAGGTCATTGTTTCTTTCCACGTGCGATGATATATTACTATACGCGCTAGTCCGCGGTTCGTCTGCGGCGAAGGTAATGGTAGGGTTTATGTTTTCAGCCAGGAACAATTCATTGTCGGTGAGGGTGAAGTCGGGTATTTTAATGAGCATCGATATCGGTTCAAGGCGAAAGGTTGGCCACAACCTGTAAAGACAACGAGGTGAAGGCATCCATGCACTGCAACATATTGGGGTGTAATGGCTTCATAAATATGTAACAGGTTCTCCGCTGCGGAAAGGTGTCTCGTCAGTTTTGTGCTTTTCGTTCCGTCTGCGGCGACGACTATGAGTTATGGTTTACATAGATATGGTAGCTTATGTGGTGGTTGAGGACAATCCGTGGGTTCCGAGGGAGAAGTGAAAGAGATGGACGATTTGTGTTCGCTTTGCGTGCGTTCTGCGAACGAGCGGTTCCAGGGGTTACCAGAAGAGTAAATGTAACATTAAAACAacgaaaaaattaaaaatcccATTAAGAATGCCGTCATGTGTGCCACGGTCACAGGCCAAAGTCTTACAGAAGGCCAGTCGGCCACGCTGTGCACCCGTTACTTTCATGTCTACAGCTGTCGCAGAGATTTGCGTCACGACCATCAACGAGCTtccacactcttgaaaatgagtttcaccatatagcacgctcctacactcttaaaaatgaacttcaccacatagcacgctcctagccaaccatcatcccgaatgacaacgttctcgccttagatttgttgaaaacgggaggaggagcctattttgtgccgtgcataatgagcacaaaataggctccgccttcagttttcaacaaatcaggggcgagaacgttgtcattccggatgatggttggctaagagcgtgctatgtggtgaaactcatgtTTAAGAGTGCATGAGTTACCTTAAGGTAGCTTCACCTCAGACATCACATTCATGGGTGAATTGCGGTTTGGAAGAAATCTCGCAGGATTCGAAGCCAATTGAACTGCAATAGTAGTAGGGAGCAACGCGGTTCGGAATTAACGCGGCGTCACTGCGCATGTCCAGAAGCCAAACTTTATATCTTGCGCGATACGCAGTAGTGACTCCTTATTTGTTTGGGCACACAAAGGGGCAGAGTGCTTATTCCTCGTTTCGAGGCGGACCGATCTGCGCAAAATGCACAATAAAAGGTTGTTCTTTTTCTATtgttctttcatttctttgtttgctATGAAGTTTACCCATCCATTCCGTGAATGGTTGCCAAAACAGTATAGAGCGCTTTTTAATGTTGCGCGGAATGCACACACTTTTCACGAGAGTAACAACAAGGAAAAGTACGCGTATCACGAACATAATTTCAACCCAAAACTTAAAGCCGTCCTTCTAGTCAAACAACATGTCAAATCCCACATTTAACGGCGACAGCAACCCTGAAATTGCGCGACAGTTTGGTACTATTAGATGTGTACCGAGCAGGTGAACAAGACAggcaagaagaaaagaagaaaaaaaaaaacaacaacaacaaggcaATTAATGTGGAAAGAGGGCGACGTGTCACTCTGTAATCAGTCACAAAACAAGTCTCAAGGTTCTACCTGTAAGACAAGGGGACGCGTCTGAATTAGGGCGCACGTATTgagcccacacacacacacacgcctgACGGCACAATGGCACAATGCTCGTCCTTATCCTTGACGCAGCCATTACCAGCAATCCCTCGAAACGGAATATCACTCCTTGACTGTAGGAGATCGATTATGTCTGAATCCTCTGAGCTTTCCTTTTCAATTGCTGTACTCTCCCTTTGTGTAGTTCGCACTGCATACGACCCATACCTCAATTAGACCATTGGTGTAGCAAACCGATATAAGTTACTACACTAGGTAGTAGTCCCTGACGCCTATGACCAAGTAATAAACTTATTGGCGTTATTAAAGTTACGAAGGACACTGAATAACTTTTAAATGCAACATGGAAGCAACAATTATATGAATCGGTTCTCAACTCAGTCCATAAGAGCGCTAATGCATTTTACACTTCTCCGATTCCTGAAAAGGTCTTGTCACACGCTCGAAAATAATGTCGTCACAGCGTCTATCCTGGGCAGCAAAGCAAGCCGTACCATTCTATAAGTTGGTGGTGCCCTCGGTGGGTTGAACCTGCATCCTTGGTACTCGTAAAGGGACACGTTATCACAGAGGCCTTTCCAAGGAAAGCTGCAGAAGTTGACGGTAACCAGTCTAATAACACCGGTATTCTAGCATGTACCAGTGAACTCGACATATACCAGGAACCTAGTAACTGATTACTTAGTCATTTTGTAAGCCAACTACCAGTGATCTTCATTATCCTATAGCCTGCAAAGTAGCTCGTCCGCGTGGCTGTCCTTGATGCACTAAACGTCCCCATTGCGCAACTATCCTTTCAAATCGAAAAGGGATCTCCTCTGCGGCAGTGGGCAATAAATTAAAGTCTGACAACCTCATCACTTTCCTTTTCAAATATCGCAGTCTTCCGTGCAGCTCAATCGTATTGAGTATGGCACAAAAGGCGTGCTTATCGCACCTGTGAAAATGGACGCGCGTGCTGTACATCGAAAGTAGGACAATCCCCGCTTTCTTCAATAAGCCTCAATGCGCTGACGTTAAGTCCTTGGTAGCTGTGGTGACTTTAGATGGAAACTCCCTAACGCCCCTTGCAAACTTGTTTAGGTTGTACGGTGCCTTGAACAGGTAGCACAGCACGTTTTGTCTATTTCTTGTGGTCAGATATCAGGCATCATGAGTTAGACATTATCTATCATTTACCAGCGGTATCAAGCTAGGATAGGATATGAGAAGACAATGAACAGGTCAGGGCAGGCATCGATGGCTAAGTGATGGATCGAAATATAATTTCTCTTCGTTATGTCGCGAAGAGCTATTATGCctattcgtttattttttccccCGACAGTATCTCTTCCTCTGGTACATTGGTCGTTCACGGCCACTGAAGGTAATAGGACAGGAACGCCTTAGCAATGAGAATACAGATGCGATTATCTGTCGATGAAGCGCAGTCTCCTAAACGAGGCCGTTCGGTTTCCGTCGTGATATGGGACACACTCCCCACTGATGAATGGTCTGTCGTACAAGAAATACTACATAGAAATACTACTTTCCTTCTGTCGTCCTACATTCAGGGCTAACAGAGGCCACGCTAACTTCATTTCTCGCGCATGCTATATCTTGCAGAGCAGGAAATCCAGATGACACGTATGACTCCTGCTCACTCGTGCCCAGTTCAGCTCTTTGTTTGCTCACTCACTTCATACTCAGTTCAcagtttgctcactcatgctcatttACTCTCCATTTGCTCACTCATTGTCAATTTTGTCAAGTATATCACGCTCCTCTGTGTAGAAAGTGCAGGAGATTTGACCATGACACCCCCCTTCGCCCATGGTGTTATGCTACCATTGTTCAGTATATTGAGGACTTCTTCATCGTCTGTTATGGTTAGAATGAGAGTGAGGGGGGGGAATCTACCTAATGTCCGGCTGATCTATACATAGCGCCTGCGATAATCCGGAGACTTTCGTTACTACTCGACATATGATTTGGTATACAGCGCTAGAAAATAgtgctatattttcctcctcgcgaCGCTGCAAACCGCTAAAAAATAGCGCTTGCCGGAGTTAAGCTCGTGTCTTAACTTTTGGCtcgtgttggccaatgagggGCTCCTTCAGCGATGAACTCCGGAGGCGGCATGATGGGAGAGATCGGAAACCAGCGAACTTTGGCTATATTATAGTGCTAACGCCGCTTTGGAAGTGAGAACCATCCGATGACAATGAGCGCCGTTTTTttgcgctattttctagcgctgtATTAGCGCgctgctatatgtcggaacaggccatTTGCTCACTCACCTCCTGCACATATATCAGTTTGCTCACTCACTCCGCGCTCAGCTCACTCATATGCTCAACTCATTCGCCACATTGTGCATGAGTGGGCATACTCATGTGAGTTTTGCAGAGGTATGCTTGCTACCCCCAAAACCCTCGGGTGGACTAAATTATCGAATGATCAGAGTCACAGTTCAAAACGATATATTTCCGCTTCCAGGCAGCAGTATATGCATCAAACTACTGCCGCATGATTCACGTATTGTCTACAAACATTACAACACACAACGGAGCAGTGCCACAGTATACGCGGCCTATACGTTATGTTAGCGCATTATGAATTATATAACCAGTAGAGCCGATCCTTCTGTAGGGTACACTCATTATGAACTATACAAGTAACTACGTGTTTCTTGCGAAGAAAAGGAACTCTGGTTGTATCGGACTGGCTGATTCCGTTTGTTGTACCAGTCATAGTGGGGCGGAAGTAAGATGTTCGTCGCCGTCGTCATCAAAACCACTGGCCGAGGCCGAACACCAACTGTACCCTGCACATGAACAACACAGCACGATAGTCTCGTGTCCTGAATTACTGGCATTTCGATCGCGTGACCGTTGATGTACTCCAGCGCTAATCCCTCCCTATCAGCAAGAAACAGAACATGCGATAATGCAGTAAGCGTATACAGTGACGTTtacatggatggatggatggacaTTCGATTCGGGTTGAGATGGTTGCCAGATTTGGGAAATGGTGACTTCgctattttctggctactttTTGTGGATACTTCGCCAAACATTTTAAACACACAAAATGCCGATCGAAGTACGTACATAGGTTGTTCATTCCTGTTTCCCCTTGACGATCGGCCTTCTTTGAGTTACTAAGTGTCCTTCGGACTGTTATTTGTGTGTTGGCGTTTTAGGACTCCTTATAAAGAGTCCCATTTAATGTATGATGCCCGCACACAACTGGCTGCAGAATTGGCTACGTACAAGGGAAATTGCATGGCTACTTCTGGATACTTTCTCATGGCGCGACTTTTCAGGATTCTGACCTGGCAACCCTGGCCTATGCACTGTCGATACTTGGTCCAGAACTTTCAGGAACAGTATGCGTAAGATCCCTTACCAAAAACACAATTTCCCGCACATGCTCAGGTATGTAGGCGGGACCTTGATAGCAGATCTGCGCCTTCTCGTCCGAAAGGAGACCTTGAATGAGGAGCAGGTCCACCACACTGGGGTCCAGGGTAAAATGGAATGCCTGCAGCAGGTCGGGCATCGTACCGGATTCCAGGAAGTGTTTAATGTGGTCGTGTGTCCAGTCCTGTAAGATAGTGCGTTGTTACTTGAGCACGGTTACAGATTTGTGAAGACGCATAGTCATCTATTGATAGCGGTGCGACATGTTTGTTCAATACAGTGCTACAACATGTATCGTGTATCGCTGCCCACCATGTATCGCTTATGGTGAACGAGAAGGTTGAGCCCGATCCTTACTGCAACCGTCTGCCACATCCGATAGAGAAGACCAGGAGGTTCGCAAGGAGCTTCAATCACCGTTTGCAAGACGTCGAAACTAATTCTGCACAACTGAAACAAAAAGTGTTGCAATAAGGTAAGGGCAATAGTCAAGCACTGTAGCGGATATACGAAGTCTATATTTATGCATCCACATTGCAACTACCAGAGAGCATTGACCATTGATGAAGCAGTTTCTATAGCGACAGGAATGGCTAAGCATTTCAGTCATGCGCAAACCCGCTCGCCTCCGCTCCTGGGATTGTAGCCATACCGGATTTGCCACGAGATCGAGGGTATATTGTCGCTCGAATCAGGGGCTCTCCCGTAAGAGTGCCTTACCACCAGGAGTACTCACGTCGACGTCTGTTTCGCAGCTCACTTCGCATACAGAAGAGGTTCTGTTGAGAAATCCCAGGAGGCCAATGGTGTTAGGGACGTCCATGTAGTCGGTGAAGGTTCCGCTGCCAGTGTAAAAGTGAGTGGAGTCGGAGTTGGCTATCTTCTCCCGCATACTGCTTTCATCTGCTAGGCCTTGGATCTGAAACACAGGAACCTCCTTGAGAGACTGGCCACTAGGAGCATCCCCTAGGAGCCTGAGCTCATCGAAACGCTTAACCTGTTAAGCCGTCATGTGGATACTGTCTGTTCACACTATAGAGCAATTACCGTACCGTATTCTTTCAGACAATCACAAGACGTACCTTCACTACGCCCGTGCAGAGCACGTAGACGTCTCTGGCAAGGTGGTTCTTCTCTATAATGACGGACCCTTTTTGGAAATGTACTACTGGGCATCGCTGGAATAgaattgattttttattttcgtAGCCTTGACTGCGACAGCTTAATTTTCGAACCTGGCAGAAGTAGCGCAGGTTCCTTTTCGGAATCCAAGGAACTCTCATTAGGATGCAGCGAAGGGAGTTATCCGTAGTCACACCTTCCGGCATTTTGTCTAGACCGGCAACCATTTTGTTCAAGTTCTGTTCGAGAGAAAGTGCAGTTTAGAGGGCGCTGTGGATGTACGTACTACTCCGTATGAACGTACCTTCGATATGACGTTATATTGATCATGATCAATTAGGCCACCTTCTCTCAGGTCTTGTAGACCACACCTGGCGTCGTTGAGAATTCTCCTGGCTGCTTGTCTGCTCTTGGTGGCGACTTCCAGGGACGGATATTTCTGTTGGAGCACGGTCACTTCTTTCAGGATCTGCAGAAAGTACTATGGTGGGCACACAGTGGGTTGAACTTGGGCAGAATTAATCCTCCTCGCCACTATCAAGTGATAGGCGCTGCCTCGATAAATGTACTGTGGTTACAGAGGGTGTACTTCGGCACGTCATCATTATGGTAGAGATATGACCTACGGTAGAGGGGGTATGAACTATGGTAGAGATATAAACTATGGTAGAAATATGAACTATGATGAACTACTACCAGATATGAACTACTACGTACTGCAAGCTTCTCCGCAGCTGCACGATTACGAATGATACCCGCGGTTGTAGGCCCTCCTCCAGCGATACGACCCGCTGTGCACATAACTTCGTCCTCCGCCTTGATGAATGCCCAGCCGATATCGTACTTGCGAATAAGCTTGCCGTCAATGGTTGTGTCAGCGATGCGGAATAATTCACGATAGACATCCTGTTAAGAGAGACAACCCCTTACAAACAATGCACAGTACTTCGCTGCCTTCATAGACGACCTGAGCGCTGCCTTTGAGACGCCAGAGGGTTTGCCTGAATTGCGTGTGACGTCTTTCTGTGACGTTGAGTGACGTCACTGTCGTTCCTTTGCCGTTAATTGCTGTTCACAGCAGACGGAAGTAAAATACTTAGGTCTGTTACGCGCGCTGTGATTAATTTTCTGCTCCATCATGTGGAGATCAGGttttaatatcgcaattgcaatgcACTCCCTAAaatcaataattaaaaagttgatatCTGTTAATGGGCCCCTTGACTGAGAAAAGatacggtttcctagtagccCAGTTGactaatccaatgacaaaagtaaaagcgtcctaagacAACTCCCCTCTTTATGAAAATGTGTTGaagctaaaaagaaacaccctgtaaaacaaacaccctgtatatccgtTAACTGTCGACAATAGGAACTGTGGGAAAAACACAGGGTACACTTGGTCTCTATGTCTCCTTGTCCCCTTCGTCTCTGTGTCTCCTTTATCAAACTTTATCGAATATTATTGCACTATCGAACTTGCCTTCCAGTTTTGAAGCAGCTTGATGATACGCATAAAGAGTATGATGGACAGAAAGGTGATGGTGAACCCGTGGAAGAGATGAGCCGGATTACCCATCATGTCGGTGATGACAGCAAAGCAGTACTCGATTAAGTACAGCGAGTACAGAAGACAGTCCAGTCTTACAGATGGAGACTCCCACATTCCACGGATACCATTCGCACGCATCTAAAAAAACACGTATACGTCACTACCCTTTTGGAATACAGTGGCGGCAGCTATACAACGTAGGAGACTAGTACACACCGTACCTGGCACCAAAGCTCTACGGTAAACACCATGAAATAGAGCCCTTCCAAGCAGATGGAGAAAGTTTGGCTGAACCATTGCGGGACGCTGTCCCTCATGGACGAGTCGCTGTGCAGAATAAAAAGGAAACCCGCAGACACCAGAGACGAGCACAACACAGGACCTGGACCTCGAGTCACTTTGACGAAGAAGTTGACTAGGCTACTTGGACGGCGCCTCCTGCGCCCTTCCATTTCGCTGAAAGACTCCGTCTGAGATGCCTGTGAAGGCCGGATTTTGCCGAGCAACTTTTTCTGGAGGAAACGTGGGTATAATTGTAGCAGATGATGGCAAACAGTGCGCCAAGAGCTCGCACGGGATGCTTCGATAGGATTATGCACTCTGCCCTACTCTGTGCCTACACCGTGCATCTCACTACAATGAGCCTAGACCGTGCATCTTACTTAGCGCAGCTAGGAAACGACAAAACAGGACAACGTTCTCGATTTGTCTCACTACAGGCAGCTACGGTCATTGTAGCGTGTCATCCAATAGGTATAAGGGTTGGCAAGAGTATAATAGAAAGCACTACAGAGTGAAATTTCTTACCAGCAGGTGGATGTAAGCTTGTGGGCGCACGGTGCTCCGCATAGTGTTTATATCCAGACACCTATCGTAAAGTGTTGAACTTGAAAGCAAGTTCAAGACAAGCGTCATGACTATGGAACTATCAGTATGAGAGTATGGAAGCACCGAGGGCAGTAAAGGGACTATTATGTGGCATCTGACTGACGCGAACATGCAGGAACGTTCTAACGTGGTCTGGGAATCAGCAAAACAGACGCAACTCTTTTGGTAAGCAATTCTACCAATTCTTGCCAGTAAATGTATCTGGTCTTTGCGCGCTGTATTGCCAAGGTCTCCCGTGGGATTTTGTTTTTCCAAAAGCCTACtttagtttttttattttttttttttttgtgcttggATATGGCGTGAGTATATAATGATGTTCCATATTCTAGTAGCTACCCCTTGGAGGGAGTCCTTAACTTACACTCCTCTTTCAATAGGATGTTGCATGATGGAGGCTAACTGTATATGTGTCTTCTTTTGAATCATGCCTTCTCTGTACTGCTTCATGAAAGACATCTGAAACAGATTAATTCAAATATGAGCAAGCTGACTCAGACCCGTGCGTTGTGTATTTACCTTTTGTATTCGCATTATATGCTGTCTCATGTCATCCATAATATGCTTCAGGCCCTCTAGTGGCTCAGAGTTCTGCAAAAAAATAACAGAAATAGGAGAATAGCAACATCCAATCGTCATACGCATGTGATGGTGCTTCACGGCTTGGCACATGTGGAGATCACTTATCAAGAATGCAACGTTACACCAATGCTTATTAAGTAATACCACTTGATCAAAAATATTTAAATCACATGATCCTGAGAAGGATCAATGGTCAGCATCGCATGCGGTTGCAGCTGGACATCTCGACGTGGTGTCACATGCCATGATCGAATGATGATTCCAGCGACCGCAGCGCAATGATCGAATGAATGTACCTGTTGTACTCGATGCTGACCTAGCTCGGTGTAGGGGAGTTTGGTGGCATTGTAGACCCAGAGCCAGTTGGCCCCGCTGAACACTCCGTTCTGACGCTGAAGGCGACGGGATTTCTCCAATGCATTCCGGATCACACGGCGAGCGCGTCGGATGTGAGGAGCGTCAGTGCACACGTCTGCTTGAACACCTGTCAGAACGGATAAACGGATCAGAACGTCAGAACGGATCAGAACGGTCACGGCATCAGAAACCAGGGCGTCGGAGTGTCGTTGGAGCGTGCAGACTTACCCAGCTTATCAAGTATAAATGGTATCAAAGTGCAGTTGAAAGCATTGATGAGAAACGTTACTCCCAACTTCCGTACTCCGAgctgagaaaaagaaagaacaaggtTTAAAGACAGCGTTGGTA is from Ornithodoros turicata isolate Travis chromosome 8, ASM3712646v1, whole genome shotgun sequence and encodes:
- the LOC135367189 gene encoding sperm-specific sodium:proton exchanger-like — translated: MSSAERDLSMMDAVSRTQWSKPSMGSFYVLCVVMIAAGYLRTVQSAMQIPITAAMIAAGFTTGLFLNSYAVHLLHDTVLQFADLNMNRFNVLFLPTLVYTVTIFLKREIFWKSFFHSLLLGVLGLGMCSVIQALVVYLQDNSCTATEAIMLGLISSYQEPIFARDINLLMSVKSHVLETLAVAESLVGTSVFAFVYSIYTSGIYSFLGAMIAFFANFVGGFLFGQISGTTLAYLLLRRSKEAQITIITAFVFVYFTFHIAQMMISGSGVVAVVSMGLTASAGENESIASFWVSLRLVLGSTMTFLASVKMGREVSHSATHIEIMDILIAYTTRVSSRLVMVTVLFPVLAHTGYRLSWRQALVLAWLSHKSTLMVSLNLTPLFQSNGGRSAVELGVRKLGVTFLINAFNCTLIPFILDKLGVQADVCTDAPHIRRARRVIRNALEKSRRLQRQNGVFSGANWLWVYNATKLPYTELGQHRVQQNSEPLEGLKHIMDDMRQHIMRIQKMSFMKQYREGMIQKKTHIQLASIMQHPIERGVCLDINTMRSTVRPQAYIHLLKKLLGKIRPSQASQTESFSEMEGRRRRRPSSLVNFFVKVTRGPGPVLCSSLVSAGFLFILHSDSSMRDSVPQWFSQTFSICLEGLYFMVFTVELWCQMRANGIRGMWESPSVRLDCLLYSLYLIEYCFAVITDMMGNPAHLFHGFTITFLSIILFMRIIKLLQNWKDVYRELFRIADTTIDGKLIRKYDIGWAFIKAEDEVMCTAGRIAGGGPTTAGIIRNRAAAEKLAILKEVTVLQQKYPSLEVATKSRQAARRILNDARCGLQDLREGGLIDHDQYNVISKNLNKMVAGLDKMPEGVTTDNSLRCILMRVPWIPKRNLRYFCQRCPVVHFQKGSVIIEKNHLARDVYVLCTGVVKIQGLADESSMREKIANSDSTHFYTGSGTFTDYMDVPNTIGLLGFLNRTSSVCEVSCETDVDLCRISFDVLQTVIEAPCEPPGLLYRMWQTVAVRIGLNLLVHHKRYMDWTHDHIKHFLESGTMPDLLQAFHFTLDPSVVDLLLIQGLLSDEKAQICYQGPAYIPEHVREIVFLGTVGVRPRPVVLMTTATNILLPPHYDWYNKRNQPVRYNQSSFSSQETRSYLYSS